In a genomic window of Phragmites australis chromosome 14, lpPhrAust1.1, whole genome shotgun sequence:
- the LOC133891151 gene encoding uncharacterized protein LOC133891151, translating to MPLGQIKLPITFGVPDKFRIEKLTFDVTDFEMAYNVILGCPMLAKFMVVTWTLSVRSVKPPTRARTVSMTSSSSLADTSKSDDATKGEANEDAKDKKNGCDTKAMPLDSSEPTKTARIGVDLDPK from the exons atgcctcttggTCAGATCAAGTTACCTATCACGTTTGGTGTGCCTGACAAATTTCGCATAGAGAAGTTAACTTTTGATGTCACAGACTTCGAGATGGCCTACAATGTAATCCTAGGCTGCCCAATGCTGGCCAAGTTCATGGTCGTG ACATGGACTCTAAGTGTTAGAAGTGTCAAGCCGCCGACAAGAGCAAGGACGGTGTCAATGACTTCAAGCTCGAGTCTTGCTGATACTTCCAAGTCCGACGACGCCACCAAAGGTGAGGCCAATGAGGACGCCAAGGACAAGAAGAATGGTTGTGATACCAAGGCAATGCCCCTCGACTCGTCTGAGCCAACTAAGACGGCCAGGATTGGGGTTgaccttgaccccaaatag
- the LOC133891071 gene encoding uncharacterized protein LOC133891071, giving the protein MVNTTSMEQMTKYYWGMLSARAAAAGTTTTTSLRSWPPPAHGSGGDPSWEELAFARDAAGNLGGCVWPPRSYTCTFCGREFRSAQALGGHMNVHRRDRARLRQCASLDHHDVVQVQDAHQQQSIAPQADHLQHQLRQLQEAPLFRAKAVLLSGPKSTNCDHQACTTTSPSYISTIIKESKNKIPGWKEEALERYEEEEEETMAERRKRRRVHQPPEAVLPFFLHLPPVPCDRVEHDAKLVLDFPNHKQGCFFF; this is encoded by the exons ATGGTGAACACCACCTCAATGGAGCAAATGACCAAGTACTACTGGGGTATGTTGAGCGcaagggccgccgccgctggtaCGACGACGACTACTAGCCTCAGGTCCTGGCCGCCTCCGGCGCATGGCAGCGGCGGTGATCCGTCATGGGAGGAGCTGGCGTTCGCGCGGGACGCCGCGGGGAACCTCGGCGGCTGCGTGTGGCCACCGCGCTCCTACACGTGCACCTTCTGCGGCCGAGAGTTCCGGTCCGCGCAGGCGCTCGGCGGCCACATGAACGTGCACCGCCGCGACCGGGCTCGCCTCCGGCAGTGCGCCTCCCTGGATCATCATGACGTCGTCCAGGTCCAGGACGCACACCAACAACAGTCAATCGCCCCTCAAGCTGATCATCTTCAGCACCAGCTTCGGCAACTGCAAGAAGCTCCCTTGTTCAGGGCCAAGGCAGTATTACTCTCTGGCCCTAAATCTACTAATTGTGATCATCAAGCTTGTACTACTACTTCTCCTTCATACATATCAACCATCATCAAGgagagcaagaacaagatacCGGGGTGGAAAGAAGAAGCTCTAGAAAGAtatgaggaagaggaggaggagaccatGGCGGAGAGGAGGAAGCGAAGGAGGGTCCATCAGCCGCCGGAGGCAGTGCTTCCGTTCTTCTTGCATCTGCCGCCGGTGCCATGTGACAGAGTTGAACATGATGCAAAG CTGGTGCTTGATTTCCCCAACCATAAGCaaggttgcttcttcttttaG